A genome region from Brachymonas denitrificans includes the following:
- the ilvA gene encoding threonine ammonia-lyase, biosynthetic: MSSQPESKNNTAALTPDDYLKKILNARVYDVAKETPLDLARNLSRRLNNTVLLKREDKQPVFSFKLRGAYNKMAQLSPGQLHKGVICASAGNHAQGVALGGRTLNTRTVIVMPITTPQLKVDAVKALGGEVVLAGESYTDAYNHAVKLQEEEGLTFIHPFDDPDVIAGQGTVAMEILQQLQSLPHKHLDAVFVAIGGGGLISGVANYIKAVRPGIKVIGVQMDDSNAMIQSVQKGERVTLNDVGLFSDGTAVKLVGEETFRITRKLVDDYVEVDTDAVCASIKDIFVDTRSIVEPAGAMGVAAIKQYVAKHQCEGKTFAAILCGANMNFDRLRFVAERAEVGEEHEGLFAITIPEERGSFRRLCALIDNLGGGPRSVTEFNYRMNSSERAHVFVGISMHGKGESREIAAKLVEQGFDAIDLTHNELAKAHVRYMVGGSSSVATDERLLRFEFPERPGALMRFLSMLNPAWNISLFHYRNQGADYSEVLVGIQAPASDDARFHEFLEQLGYPYVEETDNPVYRMFL, encoded by the coding sequence ATGTCCTCCCAGCCCGAAAGCAAGAACAACACGGCCGCCCTCACCCCGGACGACTATCTGAAGAAAATCCTCAACGCCCGCGTCTATGACGTGGCGAAGGAAACCCCGCTCGATCTTGCGCGCAACCTGAGCCGCCGCCTCAACAACACCGTGCTGCTCAAGCGCGAAGACAAGCAGCCCGTGTTCAGCTTCAAGCTGCGCGGCGCCTACAACAAGATGGCGCAGCTCTCGCCCGGGCAACTGCACAAGGGCGTGATCTGCGCCTCCGCTGGCAACCACGCGCAAGGCGTGGCGCTGGGTGGACGCACCCTGAACACACGCACCGTGATCGTGATGCCCATCACCACGCCGCAGCTCAAGGTGGATGCCGTCAAGGCCCTCGGCGGCGAAGTGGTGCTGGCCGGCGAGAGCTATACCGATGCCTACAACCACGCCGTCAAGCTGCAGGAGGAGGAAGGCCTGACCTTCATCCATCCCTTCGATGATCCGGACGTGATCGCCGGCCAGGGCACGGTTGCGATGGAAATCCTGCAGCAGCTGCAGTCGCTGCCGCACAAGCATCTGGATGCCGTATTCGTCGCCATCGGCGGCGGCGGGTTGATCTCCGGCGTGGCCAACTACATCAAGGCTGTGCGCCCGGGCATCAAGGTGATCGGCGTGCAGATGGATGATTCCAATGCCATGATCCAGTCGGTGCAGAAGGGCGAGCGCGTCACGCTCAATGACGTGGGCCTGTTCTCCGACGGCACCGCCGTCAAGCTGGTGGGCGAGGAGACTTTCCGCATTACCCGCAAGCTGGTGGACGACTATGTGGAGGTCGACACCGACGCCGTCTGCGCCTCCATCAAGGATATTTTCGTGGACACGCGCAGCATCGTGGAACCCGCCGGCGCCATGGGCGTGGCCGCCATCAAGCAGTATGTGGCCAAGCACCAGTGCGAGGGCAAGACCTTCGCCGCCATCCTCTGCGGCGCCAACATGAACTTCGACCGCCTGCGCTTCGTCGCCGAGCGCGCCGAGGTGGGCGAGGAGCACGAAGGCCTGTTCGCCATCACCATCCCCGAGGAGCGCGGCAGCTTCCGTCGTCTGTGCGCGCTGATCGACAACCTGGGCGGCGGCCCGCGCAGCGTGACCGAATTCAACTACCGCATGAACAGCAGCGAGCGTGCCCACGTGTTCGTCGGCATCAGCATGCACGGCAAGGGCGAGAGCAGGGAAATTGCCGCCAAACTGGTGGAACAGGGCTTCGACGCCATCGACCTCACCCACAACGAGCTGGCCAAGGCCCACGTGCGCTACATGGTAGGCGGCAGCAGCAGCGTGGCCACTGACGAGCGCCTGCTGCGATTCGAATTTCCCGAGCGCCCGGGTGCGCTGATGCGTTTCCTGAGCATGCTCAACCCGGCCTGGAACATCTCGCTGTTCCATTACCGTAACCAGGGCGCCGACTACAGCGAGGTGCTGGTCGGCATCCAGGCCCCTGCCTCTGACGATGCACGCTTCCACGAATTTCTGGAGCAGCTGGGCTATCCCTACGTGGAAGAAACAGACAACCCGGTCTACCGGATGTTCCTGTAA
- a CDS encoding NGK_0946 family protein, whose protein sequence is MKTRFPLFLISTVFVLTGCAAGGGVGEYGMGDESAAIKSARNRESARVSRAELDQHRRQRTNASEEIDLANKRRRAKSEEINDTLGTVNNATNVLHNLRWLGRSW, encoded by the coding sequence ATGAAAACCCGTTTTCCCCTGTTCCTGATTTCGACCGTATTCGTGCTCACCGGCTGCGCTGCTGGCGGTGGCGTGGGTGAGTACGGCATGGGCGATGAGTCCGCTGCCATCAAGTCGGCGCGCAATCGCGAATCTGCCCGTGTGAGCCGTGCCGAACTGGACCAGCATCGCCGCCAGCGTACCAACGCCTCGGAAGAAATCGACCTGGCCAACAAGCGTCGCCGCGCCAAGAGCGAGGAAATCAACGACACGCTGGGTACTGTCAACAACGCAACCAACGTGCTGCACAATCTGCGTTGGTTGGGCCGCAGCTGGTAA